Within the Corynebacterium tuberculostearicum genome, the region TTGAACCGCTTGGGAAAACGCCAGCCGGATGTCTACGGCTCCACCACCTTGGCTGACGTAGAGCAAATGATTGCCTCGCGCGCTGCCTCGCACGGTGCAGAAGTAGAGTGCTTTCAGTCCAACCATGAGGGCGAGCTCATTGAGAAGGTGCATGCCGCCGCGGATGCGGGCCTCCCAGTGATTATCAACCCCGGCGGTTTTACCCATACCTCAGTGGCCCTGCGGGATGCCCTGGCAGAGGTAGCCGATGGCGCCGGATTCGTAGAGGTGCATATTTCTAATGTGCATGCGCGCGAGCCCTTCCGCCATCACTCCTATCTCAGCCCTATCGCCCGCGGCGTAATCGCCGGGTTGGGGGTCTTTGGCTACGTGGCGGCAGTGGACTACCTCTGCCAATAGGCACCCCACGAACGGGCTGGGCGGCAGCCGGCAAAGAAAGAAATCCGCCCAACTGCGGTGGCAGGGTCGATATACTGGGTGGATACTTTCTACACCGCAGTCGACCCAGAAGGATGAAATCATGGCTTTGGCAGATACCCGTTTTAGTGACCGGCGCCGCAAGCTTGCCGCGGAACTGGCCGGCCAGCGCATCGATGCCGTTCTGGTCACCCACCTCACGCACGTGCGCTACCTTTCGGGATTCTCCGGCTCGAATGGCGGGCTACTCTTGCGTAAGGACCTTACCGCGCAGGTTGCTACCGACGGCCGGTACACCACGCAAATCGCCCGCGAAGTTCCCGATCTGGAGGCTATCCAAGGCCGCGCGGTAGGAAAGGTGCTGCTGCAGCAATTTGCCGATGTCGAGGGGCCGGTTCGAGTCGGTTTTGAAGCCGACTACCTCTCGGTCTCTGAACTGAAGGACCTCGAAGAGTCCGCCCCGGAGTCGGTTACCTTGGTTCCTATCGCCGGGGTCATTGAGAAAATTCGCTTGGTCAAAGATTCGCTCGAGTTAGAAAAGCTGGAAGAGATTGCCGCGCTGGCTAATCAGGCACTGGAGGAGTTGCTCGCCGCTGGTGAGTTGCGTGCCGGCCGCACCGAGCGCCAGGTGGCTGCCGATTTGGAATATCGGATGCGCATGCTTGGCTCGGAGCGAGTGAGCTTCGATACCATCGTGGCTTCCGGCCCGAACTCGGCGATGCCGCACCATGGCGCTGATGACCGGGTCATCGAGGATGGCGACCTTGTGACCATCGATTTCGGTGCGTACCTGCGCGGGTTTAATTCCGACTGCACCCGCACCTACGTCGTGGGCACGGCGAATGACTTTGCCAAGGAAATCTATGATGTGGTGCTCCGCGCCCAAAAGGCAGGCGTGGCAGCGTCGGTGCCGGGCGCTAAGCTTGCCGACGTCGACGCCGCCTGCCGCGATGTCATCTCCGCCGCCGGCTATGGCGACTACTTTGTGCATTCGACGGGCCACGGCGTGGGCCTAGACGTCCACGAAGCCCCGTTCGCGGCACGGACCGGTAAGGGTGAGCTCGCCGCCGGCATGACCCTGACCATTGAGCCGGGCATCTATGTTCCGGGCAAGGGCGGCGTGCGCATCGAAGATACCCTCATCATCACCGATGGTGCGCCGAAGATCATTACCGCCGCGACGAAGGAATTTACGGCCTAAACGACAGAATGTGTTGTTTTGCGGCGTGTCGGGCTAAACGACATTTTGTGTTGGTGGGGTTTAGCGTATGTGGCCTTTGCGTATTCCCATAGAGTGGTTGTAGGCAGTGTCGATGGCACTGTCGTAGGTTGCTGGTCGGCCGTCTTCGTGGCCGCTGGTGGCTTGTTTTTCTTGGTTGGTTAGGGTTTGTGCTTTGGCGAGTGCGTCCTGGCCCCAGTTTTGCTGCCTGAAGTGCCCCGGGTTTTGTTCCTAGGCATTTGCCTTGATTTCTATTATTGCTTGCGGCGGGTGCTGGTCCCAAAATTCGGTTTCCACTTCGACCGGGGTTCGGTATCCCAAGCTTTGGTGAAGCCTCGTCTCGTTCCACCATGACACCCACTCAAACGTCGCGATTTCCACCTCGACAACCTCATCCCACCTGCGAGTATGGATCAGCTCGTTTTTGTAGGAACCATTAACGTTTTCCGCCAGAGCATTGTCATAGGAATCCCCGACAGTTCCGGTGGAAGCGGCAATCCCGTGCTGGGCAAGACGCTCGTTGTAGACAACGCTGACATACTGCGAGCCGTGATCCGAATGATGAATGAGACCTGTTGTTTCCTCAGCAGACGCGATCGCCTGGTTGAGAGCTTGCAGCGGCAACGCTTCGGTGCGCATGGAATCTGATAACGCCCACCCAACGATCCGTCGGGAGTAAACATCGGTGACAAACGCGGCATACACAAAGCCTTTCTTCGTGCGCACGTAGGTAATATCAGCCACCCACAGCTTGTTCGGGCCTTCGGCTTTGAATTCTCGCTCCACCAAGTCCGGGCGTAAATCCGGCCTTTGAGGTGTGCGAGTGGTCATAGGCGAGCGGCCTTTGCCTTTGCCTGATACACCGGCTAGACGCATCAGCCGCGCGGTTTGTTCACGACCGATATCGATTCCGTCACGATGAAGAGCATGCCACATTTTCCGCACACCGTAGATGCCGTAATTATCCCGATGGATAGCACTAATGCGTTCAACCAGCACAGCATCACGAAGGCGGCGAGCACTTACCCCACGGGCCTTGGACTGACGATACCCACGCGAGGTGATGAACCCACCAGCGCGGTTTTTCTTCAACGTCTTACAGATGAACTCGACAGAGAAACGATTCCGGTATTCATCGATGAACCGGATCATTTCCGACGTTTTGGGTCGAGTTCCGACGCGAAAAAAGCTGAGGCAGCCTTTAAAAGTTCATTGGTGTCGCGTAGCTCTTGATTTTCACGGCGAAGCCTCGCGTTTTCGGCGGCCAGATCTTCAGGCACGGGTTCTGGGATGTTTCCCGCACGGCGGGCCTGTTGGGTCCATTGACGGGCTGTGTGCCATGACACCCCCAGCTTTGGGGCTACTGCCTGGCACGCGGCTTGCATCGACATATTTTCCGCCAAGATGCGGTCCTCTACAAGACGGACCACACGATCCTTCGCATCCTGGTCAAATTTTCTTGGCATATTCCAGATTTTCCCATCTACTCAAACGGAACAAAACCTGGGACACTTCAGCCTGGTGATCTCTACAGGGTCGTCAGGCAGTTGCGTGTGGAGGTATAGCCACCAGTCGCAGGCGATGCGTTGTTGTTCGTCGTGCAGTCCTCGGTGGGCGTGCATGAGGTTCTTTATTTGTGAGTTCACCCCGCCTTCTAGCTTGTTGGTCGTGCGTTCCAATCGTTGGTCTTGTTTAGCTTTGGTGAGGTAGGCAAAGAGGTGGCCTTGTTGGCTCATTTTCTTTAGCTGCAAGTAGATTCCGCGGTGGGTGTAGTGGGTGTACCACCATTTTTTGTTGCGGCGTTTGGCTTTTGGAATCTGGTCGAAGGGGACGTCTTTGACGTAGGTTCTGGCTTTGAGCTGGGTGCTAAATACGGTGCTGAACTGTTGTAGTTTTACGGTCCATTCGGCTGCTTTATCCAGGTTGTCAACGGCGAGTAGTTCAAAGGAAAGTCGTTGTAATGCTTTGCCCATAGCGGAAGTGGGATAAAGGCCGGTGGCGCGTTGAATATTGCGTTTGACGTGGACAATGCAGCGTTGAACCGGGGTATGAGGCCACAGCTGGTGTAGTGCTTTAAGCCCTCCGGCATCGCCATCGCAGGTAACCAATTGTGGTGGGGCTAGCGGGTCGAGCAGGCGCATGTAGGACCAGGAGGATTCTTTCGTGCACCAGAAGCAATTGATGACATGGCTGGAGTCGGCAGCTACAACAAGGCATTTGGTGTTGAAGTAGGTGCCGTCGATGAAGATTTGGTCGTAGATTCGCTGCCTATCAACGCTTCGGGGTGGTTGGATAAGCCAGAACGGTGTGAAGCGTCGTTGCAAAGTTCGTGGTGAAACACCGCAGGTTTTAGCCGTTTCTTCCAGGCTGTTGCTGGAGGTGAGCCAGGAAATGAACAGGCGGAACCATTTGGCTTGCACGGCATCGTTATTCACGCGGGTGAAGGTGGCCTTGCAGGTGCGGCATCGAGCGTGTCAAGTTGTTTGTGTGTGGGGCTGGGTTTATAGGTATTTGTCGAAGCGGTCGGGGTAGGCCACGGCCATTTGGTTGATGGCTTGTTTCCAGCCGGATACTCGGGCTCCTTCCATGAGTCTGCCGACTGTTCTTGAGACTCGTTTACCTTGCTTTGCTCTCTTGGCGGCTCGCTTGTCTTCAATATTGCAGATCATCAACCACAGCGTCTTTAGGGCTGATTCATCGTTGGTGAACTGCACCCTGTTGCGAGTAGCTTTACGCAGCTCATTGTTAAAAGATTCAATGGAGTTCGTCGTATAGATCACCTTCCTAGCTGCTGGTGGGAACTGCAGAAACGGGACAAACCGCGCCCACGCGTCCTGCCAGACCTTGACTGAGCGGGGATACTTCTCACCCAGCTCGGAAGCCTCGAATTCGGCTAAAGCAGCCCTAGCTGTGGACTCGTCTGTGGCGGTGTAGACCTTCTTCAACGCGGCTGATACAGCCCGGCGATCCCCGTAGGCTACCCACCGGTTCGCGGCACGTATCAGGTGCACGATACAGGTTTGCACCATAGAGTTCGGCCAGGTTGCCTCGACTGCTTCTGGTAGGCCTTTCAGCCCGTCACAGCAGACGATAAAGACGTCTTTGACACCACGGTTAGAAAGATTGGCGCATACCTGCGCCCAAAATGAAGCGCCTTCTTCTTTGGCAATCCACAATCCTAAAATGTGTTTGATGCCGTCAAGGTCCACACCGATTGCCATGTACGCACTCTTGTTGACTACCCGGCCGCCATCGCGGACTTTAATGCGCAGCGCGTCCAGGAAAATGACCGGGTAGAACTCATCTAGCTGGCGGTTTTGCCAGACCATGACCTCATCCAAGACGGCGTCAGTAACCGCTGAAATCGTCTCATGGGAGATATCAACCCGCATCGCCGTTGCCATGTGGTGCTGGATATCCCTGATTGTCATCCCACCGGCGTACAAGCTGACAATCATGTCATCGACATCAGTTAAACGTCTCGAGCCTTTAGGGACCATAGTTGGGATAAACGTCCCAGTCCTGTCTCTGGGGATATCCACGGTGACCGGCCCGTAGTTAGAATCCACGGTCTTTGGATACGACCCGTTGCGGTGATTGTCTGTCCCAGCTGCAGCTTTGCCGCTCCTATCACCAGACTCGTAGCCGAGGTGGGCATCCATCTCGGCATTCAAACCCCTAGTAATCGAGGCTTGCAGCATGCCGCGAACCAGGTCATTGGCATCCGTTGTGGACGTGCCTAGGTCGTCAATCAGTTTCGCGATTTCAGGGTTAGCAAGAAGCTTCTTTTCAATCGCATCAATCTTGGCCTTATCGGCCGGATCTCGTCTCGCCACAGTAGTCATTCTGGCTTATCTCCTTATGCGGGATCGGTTCCCACACACAAACCATCAGACACTCTCGCGGCATCGCCATCGTTGGCGCCCAGCACTCGTTTTTCCGTGTTTCGTGCATGCCCTGCCGCAGACGGGGCATCGAGGATGATTTTTACTCATCCCCTCATCGTGAACCTAGGCGCCTAGCACACCGGCATGCCTTTGGCGGTATTTCACGGTCGAAGCTGGAATATCCCTTTGGATAAGTGAAATAGTACTAATAACAGCACGCCAGACCAGCTAGCCGTACAACCTCACCAACACATCCTGTCGTTTAGGCCGAATTTACTGAACTGCCCGCCTAGTGGGCCAGCACCTTGGAGTTGAGCAGCTGGGCGACATTACGGTTGCCCAGGTGCGTGAGGTGATTGAAGAGGTTGTGCGGTACGGAGTACTCCCACTTGCCGGAAATCCAGCGGGTGCTGTCCGGCGCGCACATGCCGTGATCAATGGAGTCGGCGCGTAGGTCATAGTACTGCACGCCGTTTGCGCGGGCTGCCTTGTACATGGCGCTATTGACCTGGTCCTCGCCGGTGCGAACCAGGCCCGCGTAGTCCATGTTGAACCCGGCTTCAGAGGATCCCGGTGCGGAGGTGCGCAGCGGGCATACCGCGCCATTGCGGGCGGAGATGGCGGGATAGCCTACAACGGTGATGCGGGCATTCGGGGCGGCGTGGCGAATCCGCTGGATCGATTGCTTCATGCCGTCGTAGTAGGGATTGGAAGAAGAAAGAGATGGGCGCAGGATTTCCTGGAGATCATTGGCGCCAAACTGAATCAAAACGTTCTTCGTTTCGCCATTGAGATCATTATTAGCAATGGCTCCGTTGATCTGCTCATCGAAGTCCTTACGGTGCGATTGGCCGGCGGCCTTTGCCGCAGAGCAGGCGTAGTTGGCTATGTGCTGACCAGAAACCCGCCCCAATTCGCGGCCAACATTACTCTGACCCTGCGGGCAACCCTGTGGGGACGGCACGCCCGGGGCGTCTTCGATGCCGTGGGTGGCAGACGATAGCGTAGTGCCCGCCGAAGGGGACAGGCTCGAGGTCGTGCCA harbors:
- the aroQ gene encoding type II 3-dehydroquinate dehydratase, whose product is MKIIVLNGPNLNRLGKRQPDVYGSTTLADVEQMIASRAASHGAEVECFQSNHEGELIEKVHAAADAGLPVIINPGGFTHTSVALRDALAEVADGAGFVEVHISNVHAREPFRHHSYLSPIARGVIAGLGVFGYVAAVDYLCQ
- a CDS encoding aminopeptidase P family protein, giving the protein MALADTRFSDRRRKLAAELAGQRIDAVLVTHLTHVRYLSGFSGSNGGLLLRKDLTAQVATDGRYTTQIAREVPDLEAIQGRAVGKVLLQQFADVEGPVRVGFEADYLSVSELKDLEESAPESVTLVPIAGVIEKIRLVKDSLELEKLEEIAALANQALEELLAAGELRAGRTERQVAADLEYRMRMLGSERVSFDTIVASGPNSAMPHHGADDRVIEDGDLVTIDFGAYLRGFNSDCTRTYVVGTANDFAKEIYDVVLRAQKAGVAASVPGAKLADVDAACRDVISAAGYGDYFVHSTGHGVGLDVHEAPFAARTGKGELAAGMTLTIEPGIYVPGKGGVRIEDTLIITDGAPKIITAATKEFTA
- a CDS encoding IS3 family transposase (programmed frameshift) produces the protein MPRKFDQDAKDRVVRLVEDRILAENMSMQAACQAVAPKLGVSWHTARQWTQQARRAGNIPEPVPEDLAAENARLRRENQELRDTNELLKAASAFFAFGTRPKTSEMIRFIDEYRNRFSVEFICKTLKKNRAGGFITSRGYRQSKARGVSARRLRDAVLVERISAIHRDNYGIYGVRKMWHALHRDGIDIGREQTARLMRLAGVSGKGKGRSPMTTRTPQRPDLRPDLVEREFKAEGPNKLWVADITYVRTKKGFVYAAFVTDVYSRRIVGWALSDSMRTEALPLQALNQAIASAEETTGLIHHSDHGSQYVSVVYNERLAQHGIAASTGTVGDSYDNALAENVNGSYKNELIHTRRWDEVVEVEIATFEWVSWWNETRLHQSLGYRTPVEVETEFWDQHPPQAIIEIKANA
- a CDS encoding IS256 family transposase yields the protein MTTVARRDPADKAKIDAIEKKLLANPEIAKLIDDLGTSTTDANDLVRGMLQASITRGLNAEMDAHLGYESGDRSGKAAAGTDNHRNGSYPKTVDSNYGPVTVDIPRDRTGTFIPTMVPKGSRRLTDVDDMIVSLYAGGMTIRDIQHHMATAMRVDISHETISAVTDAVLDEVMVWQNRQLDEFYPVIFLDALRIKVRDGGRVVNKSAYMAIGVDLDGIKHILGLWIAKEEGASFWAQVCANLSNRGVKDVFIVCCDGLKGLPEAVEATWPNSMVQTCIVHLIRAANRWVAYGDRRAVSAALKKVYTATDESTARAALAEFEASELGEKYPRSVKVWQDAWARFVPFLQFPPAARKVIYTTNSIESFNNELRKATRNRVQFTNDESALKTLWLMICNIEDKRAAKRAKQGKRVSRTVGRLMEGARVSGWKQAINQMAVAYPDRFDKYL
- a CDS encoding GDSL-type esterase/lipase family protein, whose amino-acid sequence is MPLKQLYAAATATGAALAALSAPQAMAADAQTVMFGDSVFANPTYGQVGTTSSLSPSAGTTLSSATHGIEDAPGVPSPQGCPQGQSNVGRELGRVSGQHIANYACSAAKAAGQSHRKDFDEQINGAIANNDLNGETKNVLIQFGANDLQEILRPSLSSSNPYYDGMKQSIQRIRHAAPNARITVVGYPAISARNGAVCPLRTSAPGSSEAGFNMDYAGLVRTGEDQVNSAMYKAARANGVQYYDLRADSIDHGMCAPDSTRWISGKWEYSVPHNLFNHLTHLGNRNVAQLLNSKVLAH